The nucleotide sequence GTGAAGACGGACTGGATGAGGTTGAGGCCGACGAAAGCCGGGAGGAGCAGCCACACCGGGCTGACCCAGTGGGTGAGGGCGACGCCGAGGAGGGTGGCGGCGCCCGCGAGGAGGCGGATGAGGTTATGGGTGGTCATGACCGATTCAGATTGACTTTATATGAGCATATACGCATATACTTGCCATCATGTCAAGGGTTTGTTCTTTCGGCCGCATGGCCAAACACCGCCCGCTTTCCGAGGATGCGCTGCTGCTCGTGGCGCAGCGTTTTGCCGTGCTGGCGGAGCCCATGCGGCTGCGGCTGATCCAGGCGCTGTTCGACGGGGAGAAGAATGTGACGGAGCTGGTGGCGGCGACGGAAGGCACGCAGGCGAACGTGTCGCGGCATCTCCAGACGCTCACGGCCGCGCACGTACTGGCGCGGCGGAAGGAGGGGCTCCAGGTGTTTTACCGGATCGCCGATCCGACGATCCCGAAGCTGTGCGAGCTGGTGTGCGGGAGCCTGGAGAAGACGCTCACGCGGCAGGCCGGGCACTTCGAGGCGGCGGGCTGATTCCTTTCCATGACCTACAAGAAAATCAAGATGGCGAACCGCAAGCGGATCGCGCTCGTCGCGCACGACGGCCAGAAGCAAAGCATCGTGGACTGGGCGCGGTACAACAAGGGCATCCTCGTGGAGCACGAGATCCTGGCGACGGGCACGACTGGCGGCCTGGTGGAGAAGGTGCTGGGCGTGCCGGTGCGCAAGCTGCAGAGCGGCCCGCTCGGCGGGGACCAGCAGATCGGCGCGCTCATCGTCGAGGGGAAGGTGGATTTCCTGATGTTCTTCTGGGACCCGCTGCAGCCGCAGCCGCATGATCCGGACGTGAAGGCGCTGCTGCGCATGGCGGTGGTGTGGAACGTGCCGGTGGCCTGCGACCGGTCGACGGCGGATTTCATCATCTCATCGCCGCTGATGCACGGCGAGTACGAGCGGCTGGTGCCGGACTACGAGGCCTACGCCAAGCGCAGTTTGCCGGTGGAGGTGAAGGCGGGCGGGCGGAAGGGGAAGGAATGACGGTAGGGCGGGATCTCCGAATCCCGCTTCGCACGTGATATCCTATTTGGACGAAGGAGGGTTGTTTCGCTTTCTCCGCCAAGGCTCCGTCGGAAATCCCACCTTACAGCCCATCCAAGGAGGGGCGCCCATACGCAACTACACGTATGGGTAATTCGGCCCTATTGCGGTAGAATAGAGTGACATGCCCGACGCTTCCACTTCTGCCCAAGAAAGCCCCTCCACGTCATCCGCCGCTTCGGCCAGCCTGCTGGATCGCGCGCGTCAGCTGATCCAGCGCGGGTGTCTGGCGGCCGCACCCTTGGCGGCGGCGGTGGTAGTGGTGGCCGCGACGCCCGCCGCGCAGGCCCAGGTGACGGTTGATTACTCGGGGGTCACGACCTACTCCAATTCCGGCTGGTTCACCGGCCTGTTCATCGACGAGGCCGCGGCCGGTGGAACGGTCACCGGCAACACGGCCAATCTCACGGGCGATCGGACGATCACGGACAGCCTGTTCTGGCGCTATGATAGCTATTACGATAAAACTGTGCCCCGGGCGGACACCACCGGGCTGGGTTTCTTCTGGGGAGGTGCGCTGACGAATCAGCCCGCGGTGAGCGGCGACAAGATGAGCGCAACCCTCGCCTTCAGCATCGACTTTGAGCACACGGTGGCGGGCGAATACGATGACCCGCAAATCAGCTATGAGTTGATCATCGGCTACGGTTCGTCGCCCTACGCCATCGACTATGGCTACATCCAGTCGCCCCGCAACACGAGCGACAGCTATAACAACACCACGGGCGGTTTTTATGGCGAGGAGGCGGTCTCGCCGCTGTACCTGACCGCGACCTTGGATTTGAATCTCAGCGAGGGGAGCACGGCCAACTACTGGTTCGCGCAGCTGAACGTGAACTGGAACCACGAATATGCCCACAGCTGGTATTGGGATGACAACTATTCGAAGCTGAATGGCGACGAGTTCCGTGCCTTTGGCACGGTGGACGTGACCTTGCAGCAGGCGGCGGCGATTCCGGAGCCGGCCCATGTGGCGCTCGGGCTGGGCGCCGCAGCG is from Lacunisphaera limnophila and encodes:
- a CDS encoding YgaP family membrane protein, which codes for MTTHNLIRLLAGAATLLGVALTHWVSPVWLLLPAFVGLNLIQSVFTGFCPPTLLLRKLGWVDDQDVIHWGGRRS
- a CDS encoding ArsR/SmtB family transcription factor gives rise to the protein MAKHRPLSEDALLLVAQRFAVLAEPMRLRLIQALFDGEKNVTELVAATEGTQANVSRHLQTLTAAHVLARRKEGLQVFYRIADPTIPKLCELVCGSLEKTLTRQAGHFEAAG
- a CDS encoding methylglyoxal synthase; the encoded protein is MTYKKIKMANRKRIALVAHDGQKQSIVDWARYNKGILVEHEILATGTTGGLVEKVLGVPVRKLQSGPLGGDQQIGALIVEGKVDFLMFFWDPLQPQPHDPDVKALLRMAVVWNVPVACDRSTADFIISSPLMHGEYERLVPDYEAYAKRSLPVEVKAGGRKGKE